AAGTTGTGGTGCGAGGGGGGGGACTTGAACCCCCACGTCCTTACGAACACTAACACCTGAAGCTAGCGCGTCTACCAATTCCGCCACCTTCGCATTGCCACTGAACTCAAAATTAATGGGGTGGCTAATGGGATTCGAACCCACGACAACTGGAATCACAATCCAGGGCTCTACCAACTGAGCTATAGCCACCACTGATATTCTTTCACGCGGCCCTGTCATTTACATAACAGACCACCGCAGCTCCAGCACCGGGTAAAATGGTGCGCCCGACAGGATTCGAACCTGAGACCTCTGCCTCCGGAGGGCAGCGCTCTATCCAGCTGAGCTACGGGCGCTTAGCGCCGTTGCGGGGTCGGATATTACGGACTTCATGCTGTGCTGTCTAGTGTCTTTTTAAAGAAATTTTCCGTTTGGTTATGCTTTGCACGTTTTGTCGCTTATTCCTTCAATTTCTGGGCGCCATCAGCCCGATTGAAGCCTAACACTTTGTAAAGGACCGTCACAATTGCCAGGAAAATAACACCAACAAACAGCGATGTGCGCGTGTCTTCGTTAAAGCCCATGCCGACCAGCACACAAATCAGGAATGCCATCGTCAAATAGTTGGTCCACGGGAACAGCACCGATCGGAACGGGTGGTCCACCATCGCCTGCTTGTGCGCCTCACGAAAACGCATCTGGCTAATCAGGATAACAAACCACGGCACCATGCCCGGCAGCACGCTGGCGCTGTAGACGTACACAAATACCCGCTGCGGATTGGGTATGATGTAGTTCAGACAAGATCCAAGCAGCAGCACGACAATCGACACCGCAACGCCCACCACCGGCACGCCGTTACCCGAGACTTTCGCAATCGCCGAGGGCAGTTGGCGGTTCTTCGCCAGCGCGTACAGCATGCGGCCACAGCTGTACATCCCACTGTTGCAGCCGGAAAGCGCTGCCGTCAGTACCACAAAGTTGATGATGCCTGCCGCCGCGGTGATCCCGACTTTGGCAAAGGTCAGCACGAACGGACTGCCGTTACTGCCAATTTCATTCCACGGGAAAATGGTGACGATTACAAAAATTGCGCCGACGTAGAAAATCAAAATTCGCCACAACACTTTACCCACCGCGCTGCGCAAGGTGACCTGCGGGTTTTTCGCTTCACCGGCAGTGATGCCAATCAGCTCAACGCCCTGATACGACGCCACCACGATGCACAGTGCCGTCAGGAAGCCCTTCCAGCCACCAGCAAAGAAGCCGCCGTGCTCGGTTAAATTACCGAAGCCCAACGCGTGGCCACCGTTGCCGAAGCCAAAGAAAATCACCCCAAGCCCCACGACGATCATCACGATAATGGTGGTGACTTTGATCATCGCAAACCAGAATTCCAGCTCGCCGTACAAACGCACCGCCGCCAGATTCG
This DNA window, taken from Scandinavium goeteborgense, encodes the following:
- the thrP gene encoding bifunctional threonine/serine APC transporter ThrP produces the protein MAEKEPVLQRGLEARHIELIALGGTIGVGLFMGSASTLKWAGPSVLLAYIIAGLFVFFIMRSMGEMLFLEPVTGSFAVYAHRYMSPFFGYLTAWSYWFMWIAVGISEITAIGVYTQFWFPDMAQWIPALIAVALVGLANLAAVRLYGELEFWFAMIKVTTIIVMIVVGLGVIFFGFGNGGHALGFGNLTEHGGFFAGGWKGFLTALCIVVASYQGVELIGITAGEAKNPQVTLRSAVGKVLWRILIFYVGAIFVIVTIFPWNEIGSNGSPFVLTFAKVGITAAAGIINFVVLTAALSGCNSGMYSCGRMLYALAKNRQLPSAIAKVSGNGVPVVGVAVSIVVLLLGSCLNYIIPNPQRVFVYVYSASVLPGMVPWFVILISQMRFREAHKQAMVDHPFRSVLFPWTNYLTMAFLICVLVGMGFNEDTRTSLFVGVIFLAIVTVLYKVLGFNRADGAQKLKE